One window from the genome of Bombus huntii isolate Logan2020A unplaced genomic scaffold, iyBomHunt1.1 ctg00000062.1, whole genome shotgun sequence encodes:
- the LOC126876059 gene encoding uncharacterized protein LOC126876059 gives MTYGVPIWADDLMASRCSILLLMWLHRVTAIRTVRGYRTVSHASATVLAAPPPWELRALVFKKRYVCTRVWDLGGEDSTMQAAREDLGTAEEDAQDQWRFQLVSKEVEHRGVEAVLPH, from the coding sequence ATGACGTACGGGGTCCCGATATGGGCGGACGATCTGATGGCGAGTCGCTGCAGTATTCTGCTTCTCATGTGGCTGCACAGGGTGACCGCCATCAGAACCGTCAGGGGATACCGAACTGTGTCCcacgcgtcggcgaccgttCTTGCCGCGCCTCCCCCGTGGGAACTTCGGGCGTTGGTGTTCAAGAAACGGTACGTCTGCACGAGAGTGTGGGACCTGGGAGGAGAGGACTCGACCATGCAGGCGGCCCGAGAGGACCTAGGCACCGCCGAGGAGGACGCGCAGGACCAGTGGCGTTTCCAGCTGGTCAGCAAGGAAGTGGAACACAGGGGCGTAGAGGCCGTCCTCCCACATTGA